A single region of the Azotosporobacter soli genome encodes:
- a CDS encoding sensor domain-containing diguanylate cyclase, whose translation MDKDVDMLQKNAALQAEMTVLKRKLEETEAELARQMERQQRLGDITDNYLMLHYLNKNIQECRTSQKVWETYLHNIGERGFRYANASVLLPDKRGEFQVKLKLDEKQVSVTKEPIGEEFLQEHIRQAIVRKVVRLSADNLRVAIPMVNNRGTILALLCAEKERGIFFEDIQLLEVYVQQTVATIENIILNERLTHYQELLGKQMDQFVMLHYIAQEINGANDYFDLLERYLKTLCSKMGFNFVSGFMYVLDDGQVQRASLDDDKLLLSEMAEVDNELARLALQDKRTVLDEARCQLAMPLNLFGKVNAVVLVMNETAIPPDQVQVLETFAIQTSATLENTRLNMNLEYLSQHDPLTKLHNRFFFEKEIRRVEAEQLFPAGLIICDIDGLKMVNDNLGHDAGDRLLCEAARLIENAVPDCVVSRIGGDEFAVIALFAITAEVKAALQSIQEALLHYNQASPKVPLWISLGWAASEQPIAMAELIKEADRRMYEDKMTHGEERRGDVLQAVRRIQGRKTLV comes from the coding sequence ATGGACAAGGATGTCGATATGCTGCAAAAAAATGCTGCACTTCAAGCGGAAATGACGGTCTTAAAGCGAAAACTTGAAGAAACAGAGGCGGAGCTTGCCCGTCAAATGGAGCGGCAACAGCGCTTGGGCGATATAACGGACAATTATTTGATGCTGCATTATTTAAATAAGAATATACAAGAATGCCGGACATCACAAAAAGTATGGGAAACCTATCTGCATAATATCGGTGAACGTGGCTTTCGTTATGCGAATGCCAGCGTCCTGCTGCCGGATAAGCGCGGCGAGTTTCAGGTCAAGCTAAAGCTTGATGAAAAACAGGTGAGTGTGACGAAAGAACCGATTGGCGAGGAATTTCTGCAGGAACATATCCGGCAAGCGATTGTTCGCAAGGTGGTGCGCTTGTCGGCGGACAATCTGCGCGTTGCCATTCCGATGGTTAATAATCGAGGCACAATCTTGGCTCTCTTGTGTGCGGAAAAAGAACGCGGCATTTTTTTTGAGGACATTCAGCTGCTTGAAGTGTATGTGCAGCAGACGGTAGCAACGATCGAAAACATTATTCTCAACGAACGTTTGACGCATTATCAGGAACTGCTCGGCAAGCAAATGGATCAATTTGTCATGCTGCATTATATTGCCCAGGAAATAAACGGCGCCAACGATTACTTCGATTTGCTGGAGCGTTATTTGAAAACGCTTTGTTCCAAGATGGGTTTCAATTTTGTGAGCGGTTTTATGTATGTGCTTGACGACGGACAGGTCCAGCGGGCCAGTCTGGATGACGATAAACTGTTGCTGAGTGAAATGGCGGAAGTCGACAATGAGCTGGCGCGTTTAGCCTTGCAGGATAAACGGACGGTGCTCGATGAAGCGCGTTGCCAGCTGGCAATGCCGCTCAACTTGTTCGGTAAAGTCAACGCGGTGGTTCTGGTGATGAACGAAACAGCAATCCCGCCCGATCAGGTGCAGGTGCTCGAAACGTTTGCGATTCAAACGTCGGCTACGTTGGAAAATACACGCTTGAACATGAATCTTGAGTATTTGAGCCAGCATGATCCATTGACGAAATTGCATAATCGATTCTTTTTTGAAAAAGAAATTCGCCGTGTCGAGGCGGAACAGTTATTTCCGGCCGGCCTTATCATTTGCGATATTGACGGCTTGAAAATGGTCAATGACAACCTGGGGCATGATGCAGGCGATCGCCTCTTATGCGAAGCGGCGCGTCTGATTGAAAACGCCGTGCCGGATTGTGTGGTCTCTCGGATCGGCGGCGATGAATTTGCTGTGATTGCGCTGTTTGCTATAACAGCTGAAGTAAAGGCGGCTTTGCAAAGCATCCAGGAAGCGCTGCTGCACTACAATCAGGCATCGCCCAAAGTGCCGCTATGGATATCGTTGGGTTGGGCGGCCAGTGAGCAGCCGATCGCGATGGCGGAATTAATCAAAGAAGCTGACCGACGAATGTATGAAGATAAAATGACGCATGGCGAAGAACGGCGCGGTGACGTGCTGCAGGCTGTTCGCCGCATCCAGGGTCGAAAAACGCTTGTTTAA
- a CDS encoding DUF4931 domain-containing protein, with the protein MKDRKMTHLRFDYDIGRFKPVTVVERGFHCPFCGREQLENILAQEGSIVWLKNKFPVLEDTLQTVLIETEDCQSELSVYNKEHLHRVIRFGVEKWQELVRSGEYSSVLFFKNHGPYSGGTIRHPHMQIIGLKHLDYVPKIPQESFSGDVIVKEAGIELNLATLPKIGFIECNIRLRDPAKIDVMADYIQAVAHYLLHHFHKNCNSYNIFFYHLEEEIAVKLVPRFVTSPLFIGYSIPQISSRGAEVVREIQLLYFAEGGAALRAEGKSS; encoded by the coding sequence ATGAAGGATAGAAAAATGACACATCTGCGCTTCGATTATGACATTGGGCGATTCAAACCCGTGACCGTGGTGGAGCGCGGCTTTCATTGCCCGTTTTGCGGCCGGGAGCAGCTGGAAAATATTTTGGCGCAAGAGGGTTCGATTGTTTGGCTGAAGAACAAATTCCCGGTGCTTGAAGATACGCTGCAAACGGTGCTGATCGAAACGGAGGATTGCCAAAGCGAACTGTCTGTTTATAATAAAGAACATTTGCACCGCGTGATCCGGTTTGGCGTGGAGAAATGGCAGGAACTGGTGCGAAGCGGCGAATATTCATCGGTGCTGTTTTTTAAGAATCACGGTCCTTATTCCGGCGGTACGATTCGTCACCCGCATATGCAGATCATCGGTTTGAAACATTTGGACTATGTGCCGAAAATACCGCAGGAAAGTTTTAGCGGCGATGTGATTGTCAAGGAAGCAGGCATCGAGCTGAATCTGGCTACGTTGCCTAAAATCGGTTTTATCGAGTGCAACATCCGTTTGCGCGATCCGGCGAAAATTGATGTGATGGCGGATTACATCCAGGCGGTGGCGCATTATCTTTTGCATCATTTCCATAAGAATTGCAACAGCTATAATATCTTTTTTTATCACCTGGAAGAGGAAATCGCAGTCAAACTGGTGCCTCGTTTCGTAACGTCGCCGCTTTTTATCGGCTATTCCATACCTCAAATTTCGAGCAGGGGCGCGGAAGTGGTGCGTGAAATCCAGTTGCTGTATTTTGCGGAAGGCGGCGCTGCGTTGCGGGCAGAGGGGAAAAGTTCATAG
- a CDS encoding glucosaminidase domain-containing protein, with translation MKKYIVSAVIAVSIVTGLASQASAEKVVTAKTSETPKRTRQLDRMVFRQMVYSDISIQGNAVASLEQCIRYLRKQNPTPYLECTIRELVEIYYEEGAKEGIRPDLAFAQALWETGHFRYGGDVVPFQNNYCGLGTTGGGAKGAWFPTPRIGVRAQIQHLMAYATTEAPVNEIVDPRYELLRASDRFGKNKRWTDLNGKWAVPGNSYGQNILMIHARILES, from the coding sequence ATGAAAAAATATATTGTTAGCGCTGTGATTGCGGTAAGTATCGTGACGGGGCTAGCTTCTCAAGCGTCAGCAGAAAAAGTGGTGACGGCAAAAACGAGCGAAACGCCAAAACGTACACGGCAACTTGACCGAATGGTTTTTCGGCAGATGGTGTATAGCGATATCTCGATCCAAGGCAATGCGGTAGCCAGTTTGGAACAGTGCATCCGTTACCTGCGCAAGCAAAACCCGACGCCGTATTTGGAATGTACGATTCGTGAGCTGGTGGAAATTTACTATGAAGAAGGTGCAAAAGAAGGGATTCGTCCGGATTTGGCGTTTGCACAGGCTCTTTGGGAAACGGGGCATTTTCGCTATGGCGGTGATGTCGTGCCCTTTCAGAACAATTATTGCGGCTTAGGCACGACCGGCGGCGGAGCTAAAGGCGCTTGGTTTCCCACGCCTCGCATCGGCGTGCGTGCGCAGATTCAGCATTTGATGGCGTATGCGACAACGGAAGCACCGGTCAATGAAATTGTCGATCCGCGATATGAACTGCTACGCGCTTCGGACCGCTTCGGCAAAAATAAACGCTGGACCGATCTCAACGGTAAGTGGGCCGTTCCGGGAAACAGCTATGGACAAAATATCCTGATGATTCATGCGCGCATTCTTGAATCATAG
- a CDS encoding GNAT family N-acetyltransferase, with amino-acid sequence MGERTSLEEAGYQWRFLGEEHLPQVMRLQHLAAKETEVAGMFHPMPEDYVMNQLKTGRNGIGVFQAGELVCLHLISFPRRQEENFGKDVGLVGEELKNVAHMGAVAIHPAHRGKGLHREVGDCHLRLIKRSGCHHVCATASPYNYPSLRFLTTRGFRIREMREKYQGQLRCILHLALQEVVPEWKMTQEVDSRDIVKQKQLLEEGWQGCGVERTAEGFSLRFVKE; translated from the coding sequence GTGGGGGAGAGAACAAGCTTGGAAGAAGCGGGCTATCAATGGCGGTTTTTGGGTGAGGAACATTTGCCGCAGGTCATGCGGCTGCAGCATCTGGCGGCAAAAGAAACAGAAGTGGCCGGCATGTTTCACCCGATGCCGGAAGACTATGTCATGAATCAACTGAAGACGGGGCGAAACGGCATTGGTGTATTTCAGGCAGGGGAGCTGGTCTGCCTGCATTTGATTTCTTTTCCGCGACGGCAGGAGGAGAATTTTGGCAAGGATGTAGGATTAGTGGGCGAGGAACTTAAGAATGTCGCTCATATGGGGGCCGTGGCGATTCATCCCGCACACCGCGGCAAAGGATTGCATCGGGAAGTGGGCGATTGTCATCTGCGTCTGATTAAGCGCAGCGGCTGCCACCACGTATGCGCTACGGCATCGCCTTACAATTATCCGAGTCTGCGCTTTTTGACGACGCGCGGTTTTCGCATTCGCGAGATGCGGGAAAAATACCAGGGACAGTTGCGCTGTATATTGCATTTAGCGCTGCAAGAGGTCGTACCGGAGTGGAAAATGACGCAAGAGGTGGACAGTCGCGACATAGTGAAGCAAAAACAATTGCTGGAAGAAGGTTGGCAGGGATGCGGCGTGGAGCGGACGGCCGAGGGCTTTTCTCTCCGGTTCGTTAAAGAATGA
- the dcuS gene encoding DcuS/MalK family sensor histidine kinase — MKKSLDLQSKIILLGCSVVAIALLVCNLLVSQLVADEKENDLWRQTVSVARMVAKAPVVVQSLSHSDDDGEIQAYASQSMVDTNVQFITVFDMEGKRRSHPNPELIGQRIAGGDEKESLLGKEYRSIAQGTLGYSLRAFTPVIDAEGRQIGVVLVGLLMDDVKVATRRMQVLLLVASLLGLAVGITGAVMLARNIKKTLFGLEPEEIASMLEERNGILQSVREGIIAIGSDGRITLINEEAKRLLSLYGVAGEPVGQPVNRFVPNSRLLEVVRTGMTELNQEQDFCGVSVLTNRVPLLVEGKIVGAIASFKDKTEINQLAEELTGVREYMEALRSQSHEFMNQFHVVLGLVRLESYELLADYVNKVVKEHRTEVDFVRRRIKDTVMAGFILSKLSAAREKDVVMRLAEESWLPKLKPDTVVHELVTIIGNLLENAFDAVKDAAEKEVELSIRLVEDGLSILVRDTGTGIPFELGAAIFQRGVSGKGPERGIGLYLVKRSLERLHGVLDYDSAPEDGTEFRIIIPYEDAPGISGPESKGEVND, encoded by the coding sequence GTGAAGAAGAGTTTGGATTTGCAAAGCAAGATTATTTTGCTGGGCTGTAGCGTGGTGGCGATTGCGCTATTGGTTTGCAATCTCCTGGTGTCCCAACTTGTGGCGGATGAAAAGGAAAACGATCTGTGGCGGCAGACGGTCAGCGTCGCACGGATGGTTGCCAAAGCGCCGGTCGTGGTGCAAAGTTTGAGCCACAGCGACGATGATGGCGAGATACAGGCCTATGCCAGTCAAAGCATGGTGGACACGAATGTCCAGTTCATTACGGTGTTTGATATGGAAGGGAAGCGGCGTTCGCATCCGAATCCCGAACTGATCGGTCAGCGCATTGCCGGTGGTGATGAAAAAGAGTCCCTTCTCGGCAAAGAATATCGTTCGATCGCGCAGGGAACGCTCGGTTATTCGCTGCGCGCGTTTACGCCGGTCATCGACGCGGAGGGACGGCAGATCGGCGTTGTGTTGGTCGGACTTTTGATGGACGATGTGAAGGTGGCGACGCGGCGAATGCAGGTGCTGCTCTTGGTGGCCAGCCTGCTTGGTCTGGCGGTCGGCATTACCGGCGCTGTGATGCTGGCGCGCAATATCAAAAAGACGCTGTTCGGTTTGGAACCGGAAGAAATCGCGTCGATGCTGGAAGAGCGCAACGGAATTTTGCAATCGGTGCGGGAAGGCATCATTGCAATCGGTAGCGACGGGCGGATCACATTGATCAATGAAGAGGCCAAGCGTCTTTTGAGTCTCTATGGCGTCGCAGGTGAACCGGTCGGTCAGCCGGTCAATCGTTTCGTGCCGAATAGCCGTTTGCTGGAAGTGGTGCGGACCGGGATGACGGAATTGAATCAGGAGCAGGATTTTTGCGGCGTTTCGGTGTTGACGAACCGGGTGCCGTTATTGGTAGAGGGAAAGATTGTCGGAGCGATCGCTTCCTTTAAAGACAAGACGGAAATCAACCAATTGGCGGAAGAATTGACCGGCGTACGTGAATATATGGAAGCGCTGCGCTCGCAGTCGCATGAATTTATGAACCAGTTCCATGTCGTCTTGGGCTTGGTTCGATTGGAGAGTTACGAGCTATTGGCGGACTATGTCAACAAAGTGGTCAAAGAGCATCGTACGGAAGTCGACTTTGTCAGACGCCGGATTAAGGATACGGTGATGGCGGGCTTCATTCTCAGCAAGCTGAGTGCGGCGCGCGAGAAAGACGTCGTGATGCGCTTGGCGGAGGAGAGCTGGCTGCCGAAATTAAAGCCGGACACGGTGGTGCATGAGTTGGTGACGATTATCGGCAATCTGCTGGAAAATGCGTTTGACGCCGTAAAGGACGCCGCCGAAAAGGAAGTTGAACTGAGCATTCGCCTGGTGGAAGATGGCTTAAGCATCCTGGTGCGCGACACCGGAACGGGAATCCCTTTTGAGCTGGGGGCGGCGATTTTTCAGCGCGGCGTTTCTGGAAAAGGACCGGAGCGGGGCATCGGTCTTTATTTGGTGAAACGAAGTCTGGAACGTTTGCATGGCGTGCTCGATTATGACAGTGCTCCGGAAGACGGCACGGAATTTAGAATCATCATTCCGTATGAGGACGCGCCGGGCATAAGCGGGCCGGAAAGTAAGGGGGAAGTAAATGATTAA
- a CDS encoding PAS domain-containing sensor histidine kinase, whose protein sequence is METRIFWSVLLLAFGTVAASIGFVWLSRRRMMQSLTEINAAAKAMACGELERRIDTTCSPELAEVAQSLNAMAESLALAGKERDAASEALLLAYREMEENNRTLEQEIFAHMHAERSMTESKDKFATAFRCSADVIGIVRATDMSNLELSDAFFEKFGYEESEVFGRSSAEFGLWLHPRERAEYWRQLFDKKMVRDLEAHWRTKSGEVRIGTMAGDLIELGGNRCVLFTWHDITERKKAEDDLREANEQLERKVNLRTQELLGKNEELAQLLEELRRTQEFLLQSEKMVAMTNMVVGVSHELNTPLGVAITLASHLEESAKQLQRCAQQERMRKSEVLRLILEEQEAAQMLLKNLNRLARLIGTFKQVSVDQMKEMRRPFNLRLHLAEILQNMAPLLHKGRHQVTVECAEEEEMDGFPTAFSQVIVNLINNSILHAYEAEQVGHIEIRVRREKKRLDVIYQDDGKGVSEEVLGKMFNPFFTTRRGQGALGLGLCIVYNLVTQQFGGTIECWSQPGEGMKIRMSFPDAI, encoded by the coding sequence GTGGAGACAAGAATTTTCTGGAGCGTGTTGCTGCTTGCGTTTGGCACAGTCGCGGCCAGTATTGGCTTTGTTTGGCTTTCCCGCCGTCGTATGATGCAGTCGCTTACAGAAATTAACGCTGCGGCTAAAGCCATGGCCTGCGGAGAACTGGAGCGACGGATCGATACGACTTGCAGCCCGGAGCTGGCAGAAGTGGCGCAAAGTCTCAATGCGATGGCGGAAAGTCTCGCGCTTGCCGGCAAAGAACGGGACGCTGCCAGTGAAGCGCTGCTGTTGGCGTATCGTGAAATGGAAGAGAACAATCGGACGCTGGAACAGGAAATATTTGCGCATATGCACGCGGAGCGGTCGATGACGGAATCGAAGGATAAATTTGCTACGGCCTTTCGCTGCAGCGCCGATGTGATCGGTATTGTTCGGGCGACGGATATGAGCAATCTTGAACTGAGCGATGCTTTTTTTGAAAAGTTCGGTTATGAAGAAAGTGAAGTGTTTGGGCGCTCGTCGGCAGAATTCGGCCTATGGCTGCATCCGCGCGAGCGGGCCGAATATTGGCGGCAACTGTTTGACAAGAAGATGGTGCGCGATCTGGAGGCGCATTGGCGGACGAAGAGCGGTGAAGTGCGGATCGGTACGATGGCGGGCGATTTGATTGAACTGGGCGGCAACCGTTGCGTGCTGTTTACCTGGCATGACATCACGGAGCGAAAAAAAGCGGAAGATGATTTGCGTGAGGCCAATGAACAACTGGAGCGTAAAGTGAATCTGCGTACGCAAGAACTGCTGGGGAAAAATGAAGAGCTGGCGCAATTGCTGGAAGAACTGCGCCGTACGCAGGAGTTTCTCCTGCAGTCGGAAAAAATGGTGGCCATGACGAATATGGTGGTCGGCGTTTCACATGAACTCAATACGCCGCTCGGCGTGGCGATCACGCTGGCTTCGCATTTGGAAGAAAGCGCGAAACAGCTGCAACGCTGCGCGCAACAGGAAAGGATGCGTAAATCAGAAGTGCTGCGTCTGATTCTAGAGGAACAAGAGGCGGCGCAAATGCTGCTGAAAAATCTCAATCGTTTGGCGCGCTTGATCGGAACGTTCAAGCAGGTGTCGGTCGATCAGATGAAGGAGATGCGGCGTCCGTTTAATTTGCGCTTGCATCTGGCGGAGATCCTGCAAAACATGGCGCCGCTTTTGCATAAAGGCAGGCATCAGGTGACGGTGGAATGTGCGGAAGAAGAAGAAATGGATGGCTTTCCAACCGCTTTTTCACAGGTCATCGTAAATTTGATCAACAATTCGATTTTACATGCCTACGAAGCGGAACAGGTTGGGCATATCGAAATTCGCGTACGACGTGAAAAGAAGCGACTCGATGTGATATATCAAGACGATGGTAAAGGCGTCAGTGAAGAGGTGCTGGGCAAGATGTTCAATCCCTTTTTCACGACGCGGCGCGGGCAAGGTGCGCTTGGCCTTGGCCTTTGCATCGTCTACAATCTTGTCACGCAACAGTTTGGCGGTACGATCGAATGTTGGAGCCAGCCGGGTGAGGGCATGAAAATCAGGATGAGTTTTCCTGATGCGATATAG
- a CDS encoding response regulator — protein sequence MIKVLIVEDDPMVAELNRRYLERVPGFAAAGLVKTGGDALVFLERQPVDLILLDIFMPGMNGLDLLAAIRGKGYKVDVILVTAASDQDSIEAALRSGAVDYMIKPFEYSRFQAALEAYKKRRKLMNSQQRLDQQELDEYVLQRRSAVGDMTLPKGLDRNTLRRIWAKISQNESEFTADGMAAEVGISLGSMRKYLKYLQQLELLAAQVGYGSVGRPVYRYHRLAGNSDVDL from the coding sequence ATGATTAAGGTGTTAATTGTAGAAGATGATCCGATGGTTGCCGAGCTGAACCGGCGTTATCTGGAACGTGTGCCCGGTTTTGCGGCGGCGGGACTGGTGAAAACCGGCGGTGATGCGCTGGTCTTTCTTGAACGGCAGCCGGTTGATCTGATCTTGCTCGATATTTTTATGCCCGGGATGAATGGTTTGGATTTATTGGCTGCGATTCGCGGCAAAGGCTATAAGGTGGATGTCATTTTAGTGACAGCGGCCAGTGACCAGGACAGCATCGAAGCGGCGCTGCGCAGCGGCGCGGTGGATTATATGATCAAGCCGTTTGAGTACAGCCGTTTTCAAGCGGCGCTGGAAGCTTATAAAAAGAGGCGTAAATTGATGAACAGTCAGCAGCGTCTCGATCAGCAGGAACTGGACGAATATGTTTTGCAGCGGCGCAGCGCTGTCGGTGATATGACGCTGCCGAAAGGCCTGGATCGCAATACGCTGCGACGGATCTGGGCGAAAATTTCTCAAAACGAAAGCGAATTTACCGCTGACGGCATGGCCGCGGAAGTCGGAATTTCACTGGGCTCGATGCGCAAGTATCTGAAATATCTGCAGCAGTTGGAGCTTCTCGCGGCGCAGGTCGGCTACGGCAGTGTGGGGCGCCCGGTATATCGTTATCACCGTCTGGCGGGAAACTCCGACGTCGATCTCTAA
- a CDS encoding ATP-binding protein: MLLNERSVRTTLIAWVLLASALFFMAGALYTYKVVREQVYQEFTLQSKEAINHIHARIKEGITEPAFADVRQMAFDYRTYQLMQGIGSDAISEKSTLAPLLYQPLDAFVRAHKHTLGVGVGTQEGGYFEYPRFFAERGYDPRGRFWYKEALQQPGQPYITNPYVRATGELTVAVAQAVEQEGRIAGVVVFGWNIQELAKEVEKMKIGSSGYITVLSRDDRIVIYPQHTDWLMLTPQEIGVTDLANLNEDSKEFKLVRVEDKWELMWGVVDEKTGWKVIALLEAVEIEAQVMRLLWPILALYCLTLLSALALIFVLVERQVIAPIHQLKQGALKIAAGMLTARVNISARNEFGMLAATFNEMAGQLQNNFTAIKEANQELFKREREFKTLVENAQDIILRLDKEWKVVYVNPAIEPYASLTAPELAGRQLDARDVPEPFWQAVNEILVEEECGPKTKRHPLEFEMMLRDGAVVYFQADIIPEYADDGQIETVLSIIRNVTQQKIMEKQLLRLDRLNTIGEMAAGIAHEVRNPMTTVRGFLQMMSQKEADAKNVSFYELMIEELDRANGIISEFLSLAKNRPVSLERRNINDIIRAITPLLQADAAVADKSIELQLGEVSEMLLDEKEIRQLVINMARNGLEAMQSKGILKIKTYREKDEIVLAIRDEGEGISQEILDNIGIPFYTTKANGTGLGLAVCYSIAARHRAKINVETGKEGTVFQIRFCLDD, encoded by the coding sequence ATGTTGTTAAATGAACGGTCCGTACGCACGACCTTGATTGCCTGGGTGCTATTGGCAAGCGCTTTATTTTTTATGGCGGGCGCTTTGTATACATATAAGGTGGTTCGTGAACAGGTATATCAGGAGTTTACCCTGCAGTCGAAAGAAGCGATCAATCACATACATGCCCGAATTAAAGAGGGGATCACGGAGCCGGCGTTTGCTGACGTTAGGCAGATGGCGTTTGATTATCGAACCTATCAGCTGATGCAAGGCATCGGCTCGGATGCGATTAGCGAAAAGTCGACGCTTGCGCCGCTTTTGTATCAGCCGCTGGATGCGTTTGTAAGAGCGCACAAACATACGCTTGGCGTCGGCGTTGGTACGCAAGAGGGCGGTTATTTTGAATACCCTCGTTTCTTTGCCGAACGCGGCTATGATCCGCGCGGTCGTTTTTGGTACAAGGAAGCGCTGCAGCAACCGGGACAGCCTTATATTACGAATCCATACGTTCGGGCGACAGGCGAGTTGACGGTCGCGGTGGCGCAGGCGGTGGAACAGGAAGGGCGAATCGCCGGTGTGGTCGTGTTCGGCTGGAACATTCAGGAATTGGCTAAAGAAGTGGAAAAAATGAAGATCGGCTCGAGCGGCTATATTACGGTACTCAGTCGTGATGATAGGATCGTTATTTATCCGCAGCATACGGATTGGTTGATGCTGACGCCGCAGGAGATCGGCGTGACGGATTTAGCGAACCTAAATGAGGACAGCAAAGAATTCAAGTTGGTGCGCGTTGAAGACAAATGGGAATTGATGTGGGGCGTCGTGGACGAAAAAACAGGTTGGAAAGTCATCGCATTGCTTGAAGCGGTTGAGATTGAAGCGCAGGTGATGCGCTTGCTATGGCCCATTCTGGCCTTGTACTGCCTGACGCTGCTGTCGGCGTTGGCGCTGATCTTTGTCCTTGTCGAACGCCAAGTGATTGCGCCGATCCATCAACTAAAGCAGGGGGCGTTAAAAATCGCAGCGGGTATGTTGACGGCCAGGGTGAATATTTCTGCAAGAAATGAATTTGGCATGCTGGCTGCCACCTTCAATGAAATGGCCGGACAACTACAAAATAATTTTACGGCGATTAAAGAGGCCAACCAGGAACTGTTCAAGCGGGAGCGTGAATTCAAAACGCTGGTTGAAAATGCGCAGGATATTATCTTGCGCCTAGATAAAGAATGGAAGGTTGTCTATGTGAATCCGGCCATTGAGCCGTATGCGTCGCTGACGGCGCCGGAACTTGCTGGACGGCAGCTGGACGCGCGCGACGTGCCGGAACCGTTTTGGCAGGCGGTGAATGAGATTCTGGTGGAAGAGGAGTGCGGTCCGAAAACGAAGCGGCATCCGCTCGAATTTGAGATGATGCTTCGCGATGGCGCGGTCGTCTATTTTCAAGCCGATATCATTCCGGAGTATGCAGATGATGGACAGATCGAAACGGTTCTTTCGATCATTCGTAATGTGACGCAGCAGAAAATAATGGAAAAGCAGCTGCTGCGTTTGGATCGCCTCAATACGATCGGCGAAATGGCTGCCGGTATCGCGCACGAAGTGCGCAATCCGATGACGACTGTGCGCGGCTTTTTACAGATGATGTCGCAAAAAGAAGCGGATGCGAAAAATGTTTCCTTTTATGAGCTGATGATTGAGGAATTGGATCGGGCGAACGGCATCATTTCCGAATTTTTGTCATTGGCGAAGAATAGGCCGGTCAGTTTGGAACGGCGCAACATCAACGACATTATCAGGGCAATTACGCCGCTACTGCAGGCGGATGCTGCGGTCGCGGACAAGTCGATCGAATTGCAGCTAGGAGAGGTTTCGGAGATGCTGCTCGATGAAAAAGAAATTCGCCAACTGGTTATCAATATGGCGCGCAATGGCCTCGAAGCGATGCAGAGCAAAGGGATATTGAAAATCAAGACCTACCGGGAGAAGGACGAGATTGTATTGGCGATCCGGGATGAAGGGGAAGGGATTTCACAGGAAATCCTCGATAACATAGGGATTCCATTCTATACAACAAAAGCCAACGGCACAGGCCTCGGCCTGGCTGTTTGCTATAGCATCGCGGCGCGGCATCGTGCTAAAATCAATGTGGAAACGGGCAAAGAGGGAACGGTGTTTCAAATTCGATTTTGTCTGGATGATTGA